From Streptomyces sp. NBC_00683, one genomic window encodes:
- a CDS encoding FtsW/RodA/SpoVE family cell cycle protein: MSVVTNTTTIGAIDAPSRRNTELALVVFAVLISVYAYANVGLALNGELPSGMLGYGLGLALLGGVAHLAVRRFAAYADPLLLPLATLLNGLGLALIWRLDQSERFQQTENFVAAASKQLLFSAVGVALLVVVLVALKDHRILQRYTYISMLVALFLLILPMFFPAVNGAKIWIKIPGVGTIQPGEFAKIIIAVFFAGYLMVKRDALALASRRFMGLYLPRGRDLGPILMVWAFSILILVFETDLGSSLLFFGMFVVMLYVATERTSWIVFGLLMSAAGAVGVATFEPHVQDRVTAWLDPFAGWGKEAASEQMALSLMAFGSGGTLGTGLGQGNSDLIGFAANSDFILATVGEELGLAGMMAVLLVYGLIVERGVRTALAARDPFGKLLAIGLSGSFAIQVFVVAGGVMGLIPLTGMTMPFLAAGGSSVIANWALIGILIRISDTARRPAPAPAPSPDAEMTQVVRP; encoded by the coding sequence ATGAGCGTTGTCACCAACACCACCACCATCGGCGCGATCGATGCGCCGAGCCGCCGCAACACCGAACTGGCGCTGGTTGTCTTCGCCGTTCTCATCTCGGTGTACGCGTACGCCAACGTCGGCCTCGCCCTCAACGGCGAGCTGCCCTCCGGCATGCTCGGTTACGGGCTCGGCCTCGCCCTGCTCGGCGGCGTGGCGCACCTCGCCGTCCGCAGGTTCGCCGCGTACGCGGACCCGCTGCTGCTGCCACTGGCGACCCTGCTGAACGGTCTGGGTCTGGCCCTCATCTGGCGGCTGGACCAGTCGGAGCGGTTCCAGCAGACCGAGAACTTCGTGGCCGCCGCCTCCAAGCAGCTGCTGTTCTCGGCAGTGGGCGTCGCGCTCCTGGTCGTCGTCCTGGTCGCGTTGAAGGACCACCGCATCCTGCAGCGCTACACCTACATCTCCATGCTGGTGGCGCTGTTCCTGCTGATCCTTCCGATGTTCTTCCCCGCGGTGAACGGCGCCAAGATCTGGATCAAGATCCCCGGTGTCGGAACGATCCAGCCCGGAGAGTTCGCCAAGATCATCATCGCGGTGTTCTTCGCCGGCTACCTCATGGTCAAGCGCGACGCCCTGGCCCTGGCCAGCCGCCGCTTCATGGGGCTCTACCTGCCGCGCGGCCGCGACCTCGGTCCGATCCTCATGGTCTGGGCCTTCTCGATCCTCATCCTGGTCTTCGAGACCGACCTCGGCTCCTCGCTGCTGTTCTTCGGCATGTTCGTCGTCATGCTGTACGTCGCCACCGAGCGCACCAGCTGGATCGTCTTCGGTCTGCTGATGTCCGCGGCAGGAGCCGTCGGTGTGGCCACCTTCGAGCCGCACGTCCAGGACCGCGTCACCGCCTGGCTCGACCCGTTCGCGGGATGGGGCAAGGAGGCGGCCAGCGAGCAGATGGCCCTGTCCCTGATGGCGTTCGGTTCCGGCGGAACCCTCGGCACCGGCCTCGGCCAGGGCAACTCCGACCTGATCGGCTTCGCCGCCAACTCCGACTTCATCCTCGCCACCGTCGGCGAGGAACTCGGGCTCGCCGGAATGATGGCCGTCCTGCTCGTCTACGGTCTGATCGTCGAACGCGGTGTCCGCACCGCGCTCGCCGCCCGTGACCCCTTCGGCAAGCTCCTGGCGATCGGCCTCTCCGGCTCCTTCGCGATCCAGGTCTTCGTCGTCGCCGGCGGTGTCATGGGTCTCATCCCGCTGACCGGTATGACCATGCCGTTCCTCGCGGCCGGTGGTTCGTCCGTCATCGCCAACTGGGCCCTGATCGGCATCCTGATCAGAATCAGCGACACCGCACGCCGTCCGGCGCCGGCCCCCGCCCCATCCCCGGACGCCGAGATGACCCAGGTGGTCCGACCGTGA
- a CDS encoding Stp1/IreP family PP2C-type Ser/Thr phosphatase, translated as MSLSLRFAAGSHKGMIREGNEDSGYAGPRLLAIADGMGGQAAGEVASSEVISTLVQLDDDVPGSDILTSLGTAVQRANDQLRVMVEEDPQLEGMGTTLTALLWTGQRLGLVHVGDSRAYLLRDGVLTQITQDHTWVQRLVDEGRITEEEATTHPQRSLLMRALGSGDHVEPDLSIREVRAGDRYLICSDGLSGVVSHQTMEETLASYQGPQETIQELIQLALRGGGPDNITCIVADVLDVDSNDTLAGQLNDTPVIVGAVAENQAAQQGDSRAMETPAGRAAGLGRPVPPPSGGFGPPGSGDDMGYGSGPDGAFNSYSDDDFVKPRGGRRWLKRSFYIVLALAVIGGGVYGGYRWTQTQFYVGAKDENVALFRGISQDLAWVSLSEVEESTKIELKYLPPYQRKQVEATIAEGNLADARKKVSELEAQASACKKDAQRRAAEADSNAATGQGEAGGTAGAPAARTSSAKGTKTTATPTPGPSLSEEEKKLVPQCGKQ; from the coding sequence ATGAGCTTGTCGCTGCGCTTCGCCGCCGGATCGCACAAGGGCATGATCCGGGAAGGGAACGAGGACTCCGGCTACGCCGGTCCCCGCCTTCTCGCCATCGCCGACGGCATGGGCGGCCAGGCGGCCGGTGAGGTCGCCAGCTCAGAGGTGATCTCCACGCTCGTCCAGCTCGACGACGACGTACCTGGCTCCGACATCCTCACCTCGCTCGGTACGGCGGTCCAGCGGGCCAACGACCAGCTGCGTGTCATGGTCGAGGAGGACCCCCAGCTGGAGGGCATGGGCACCACGCTCACGGCCCTGCTCTGGACCGGCCAGCGCCTCGGCCTCGTCCACGTCGGCGACTCCCGCGCCTACCTGCTGCGCGACGGCGTCCTGACGCAGATCACCCAGGACCACACCTGGGTGCAGCGTCTCGTCGACGAGGGCAGGATCACCGAGGAAGAGGCAACCACCCACCCGCAGCGCTCCTTGCTGATGCGGGCCCTGGGCAGCGGCGACCACGTCGAGCCCGACCTCTCCATCCGTGAGGTCCGCGCCGGTGACCGCTACCTGATCTGCTCGGACGGGCTCTCCGGTGTCGTTTCTCACCAGACGATGGAAGAGACCCTGGCCAGCTACCAGGGCCCTCAGGAGACCATTCAGGAGCTCATCCAGCTCGCCCTGCGCGGCGGTGGCCCCGACAACATCACCTGCATCGTCGCCGACGTCCTGGACGTCGACAGCAACGACACCCTGGCCGGGCAGCTCAACGACACCCCGGTCATCGTCGGGGCGGTCGCCGAGAACCAGGCCGCCCAGCAGGGCGACAGCCGGGCCATGGAAACGCCCGCAGGACGCGCGGCCGGCCTCGGCCGTCCCGTCCCGCCGCCCTCCGGAGGCTTCGGCCCGCCCGGCAGCGGTGACGACATGGGCTACGGCTCCGGTCCGGACGGCGCCTTCAACTCCTACAGCGACGACGACTTCGTCAAGCCCCGCGGCGGCCGCAGGTGGCTGAAGCGGTCCTTCTACATCGTCCTCGCGCTGGCCGTCATCGGCGGCGGCGTGTACGGCGGTTACCGGTGGACCCAGACCCAGTTCTACGTGGGCGCCAAGGACGAGAACGTCGCACTGTTCCGCGGCATCAGCCAGGACCTCGCCTGGGTCTCGCTCTCGGAGGTCGAGGAGAGCACCAAGATCGAACTCAAGTACCTCCCGCCCTACCAGCGCAAGCAGGTCGAGGCGACCATCGCCGAGGGCAACCTCGCCGATGCCCGCAAGAAGGTCAGTGAGCTCGAAGCGCAGGCCTCCGCCTGCAAGAAGGACGCGCAGCGCCGCGCAGCCGAGGCGGACAGCAATGCCGCCACGGGACAGGGCGAGGCAGGCGGCACCGCCGGTGCCCCCGCCGCCAGGACATCCTCCGCCAAGGGGACCAAGACGACCGCGACTCCCACTCCCGGCCCCAGCCTCTCGGAGGAAGAGAAGAAGCTGGTCCCGCAGTGCGGTAAGCAGTAA
- a CDS encoding FHA domain-containing protein FhaB/FipA, producing the protein MSELTLTVMRLGFLAVLWLFVIVAVQVIRSDLFGTRVTQRGSRRTAADARPQQARQQQAAPPQQRQQPGRQRRGAPTKLVVSEGTLTGTTVALQGQTITLGRAHDSTIVLDDDYASSRHARIYPDRDGQWIVEDLGSTNGTYLDRTRLTTPTPVPLGAPIRIGKTVIELRK; encoded by the coding sequence ATGTCAGAGCTGACCCTGACGGTCATGCGGCTAGGTTTCCTAGCTGTTCTGTGGCTATTCGTAATCGTGGCCGTGCAGGTCATTCGCAGCGACCTGTTCGGAACGCGCGTCACGCAGCGCGGCTCACGCCGCACTGCAGCCGACGCGCGCCCGCAACAGGCTCGCCAACAGCAGGCAGCGCCGCCTCAGCAGCGCCAGCAGCCCGGTCGCCAGCGGCGCGGGGCACCCACCAAGCTGGTCGTCTCCGAAGGCACGCTCACCGGCACCACCGTCGCCCTCCAGGGCCAGACCATCACCCTGGGCCGGGCGCACGACTCAACGATCGTGCTGGACGACGACTACGCGTCCAGCAGGCATGCCAGGATCTACCCGGACCGTGACGGCCAGTGGATCGTCGAGGATCTTGGGTCCACCAACGGCACCTATCTCGACCGGACCCGGCTCACCACCCCGACACCTGTTCCGCTGGGCGCGCCGATCCGCATCGGCAAGACCGTCATCGAGCTGCGGAAGTAG
- a CDS encoding DUF3662 and FHA domain-containing protein, with the protein MGVMKRFEQRLEGLVNGTFAKVFKSEVQPVEIAGALQRECDNNAQIWNRERTVVPNDFIVELSTPDYERLSPYSGQLGDELSGLVRDYAKQQRYTFMGPIKVHLEKADDLDTGLYRVRSRTLASSSSQQGQHGGPAPHAQPNRPAAPQAPGGYGYPPTSPPPMPAAPPPGSGRPGGPSSDWRPPAASGPAPDAQVRRWIEINGNRHQISRPTLVMGRSTDADVRIDDPGVSRRHCEIRTGTPSTIQDLGSTNGIVVDGQHTTRATLRDGSRIVVGSTTIVYRQAEG; encoded by the coding sequence ATGGGAGTCATGAAGCGTTTCGAGCAGCGTCTCGAAGGTCTGGTCAATGGCACCTTCGCCAAGGTCTTCAAGTCCGAGGTGCAGCCGGTCGAGATCGCGGGAGCCCTCCAGCGCGAGTGCGACAACAACGCACAGATCTGGAACCGCGAGCGGACGGTCGTGCCCAACGACTTCATCGTCGAGCTCAGCACCCCCGACTACGAGCGGCTCAGCCCGTACTCGGGTCAGCTCGGCGACGAGCTGTCCGGCCTGGTCAGGGACTACGCCAAGCAGCAGCGGTACACCTTCATGGGACCCATCAAGGTCCATCTGGAGAAGGCGGACGACCTCGACACGGGGCTCTACCGGGTACGCAGCCGGACCCTGGCGTCGAGTTCGTCACAGCAGGGCCAGCACGGCGGGCCCGCACCCCACGCCCAGCCGAACCGTCCCGCGGCCCCACAGGCGCCGGGCGGCTACGGCTACCCCCCGACCTCCCCCCCGCCCATGCCCGCGGCCCCGCCGCCGGGTTCCGGGCGCCCGGGAGGCCCTTCCAGCGACTGGCGCCCGCCGGCCGCGTCCGGGCCCGCGCCCGACGCGCAGGTGCGGCGCTGGATCGAGATCAACGGCAACCGCCATCAGATCTCCCGCCCGACGTTGGTGATGGGACGAAGCACCGACGCCGACGTGCGGATCGACGACCCCGGCGTATCGCGCCGGCACTGTGAGATCCGGACCGGAACGCCCTCGACGATCCAGGATCTCGGGTCTACCAACGGCATCGTGGTAGACGGGCAGCACACCACCCGCGCTACGCTCCGCGACGGCTCGCGGATCGTCGTGGGCAGCACCACCATCGTTTACCGGCAAGCCGAAGGGTGA
- a CDS encoding sensor histidine kinase, translating into MKSTLVGSVLLWAALNVPAVALVPGSGLDGSRRWETLFGAVAIGIAVAVRRTWPLVSLALCAGLWWTLALLLDDVDSVAVMACLPAVCVMSYAVGRLQVDRRAALRVLGPVSVAAVVGGVRSGLTVPMWAVLASGLIFAGLLPWLLGRYTRQRYELQVAGWEHARQLELQQRSRVQQARLRERARIAEDMHDSLGHELNLIALRAGALQIAPDLGDHHRETAAGLRAGAAEAMERLRDIIGVLREDGAPPPLEASHAGVGVLVDRARASGAGVELQCTGEAGDLPGMTDKAVYRVVQESLTNVMKHAPGAAVTVRLDHNQLDVTVAVRNSPPVRDPLENRAQGGRGLIGLQERTRLAGGEFRAGVLPDGGFEVFARLPRVPGRAGAGAGTDGAAVGVPEAIPAGAPLAGASPVGSGQGPAFGGLLRATAGLRRRFVVAVGLPLGLFACLAVVMLGYYAYGAATSVLPPSAYAQLEIGAPADAVGRLLPSREMSDAPSEHRPEPPGATCSYYRASADLFVTVDVYRLCFAHDRLVDKTELTAESRLQADRG; encoded by the coding sequence GTGAAATCCACCCTCGTCGGCTCGGTCCTGCTGTGGGCGGCACTCAACGTTCCGGCCGTCGCCCTCGTCCCCGGATCCGGACTCGACGGGAGCCGGCGGTGGGAGACCCTCTTCGGCGCCGTCGCCATCGGCATCGCTGTCGCGGTGCGGCGTACGTGGCCGCTGGTGTCCCTGGCCCTGTGTGCGGGGCTGTGGTGGACTCTCGCGCTGCTGCTCGACGATGTCGACTCCGTCGCAGTCATGGCCTGTCTTCCGGCCGTCTGTGTCATGAGTTACGCCGTGGGACGGCTGCAGGTGGACCGGCGGGCGGCGCTGCGGGTGCTGGGTCCGGTGAGTGTCGCGGCGGTGGTTGGCGGTGTCCGGTCGGGGCTGACGGTGCCCATGTGGGCGGTGCTGGCGTCCGGGCTGATCTTCGCCGGGCTGCTCCCCTGGCTGCTGGGCCGGTACACGCGCCAGAGATACGAGCTTCAGGTGGCCGGCTGGGAGCATGCGAGGCAACTGGAGCTCCAGCAGCGCAGCAGAGTCCAGCAGGCGCGGCTGCGGGAGCGGGCACGTATCGCGGAGGACATGCACGATTCCCTGGGGCACGAGCTGAATCTGATCGCTCTGCGGGCCGGGGCTCTGCAGATCGCTCCGGACCTGGGGGACCACCATCGGGAGACGGCCGCGGGACTTCGCGCGGGTGCGGCCGAGGCGATGGAGCGGCTGCGGGACATCATCGGAGTCCTGCGCGAGGACGGTGCGCCGCCGCCGTTGGAGGCTTCGCATGCCGGTGTGGGGGTGCTGGTGGACCGGGCGCGTGCCTCCGGCGCGGGGGTGGAGCTCCAATGCACCGGAGAGGCCGGTGACCTGCCGGGCATGACGGACAAGGCTGTGTACCGGGTGGTGCAGGAGTCGTTGACCAATGTGATGAAGCACGCTCCCGGGGCGGCGGTGACCGTGCGACTGGATCACAATCAGCTCGACGTCACCGTTGCCGTACGGAACAGCCCGCCGGTCCGGGACCCGCTGGAGAACCGCGCGCAGGGCGGTCGCGGGCTGATAGGGCTGCAGGAGCGGACCCGGCTGGCGGGCGGTGAATTCCGGGCGGGCGTGCTGCCTGACGGTGGGTTCGAGGTGTTCGCGCGGCTCCCGCGCGTACCGGGCCGGGCAGGTGCCGGGGCCGGTACGGACGGGGCGGCGGTCGGCGTCCCGGAGGCAATTCCGGCCGGGGCGCCGCTTGCTGGAGCTTCGCCGGTCGGTTCGGGGCAAGGACCAGCCTTCGGTGGACTCCTACGTGCCACGGCGGGCCTGCGGCGGCGATTCGTCGTCGCGGTCGGCCTTCCGCTCGGTCTGTTCGCCTGCCTCGCCGTCGTGATGCTGGGCTATTACGCGTACGGGGCCGCAACATCGGTGCTTCCGCCGTCCGCGTATGCGCAATTGGAGATCGGTGCACCCGCGGACGCGGTCGGCCGGCTGCTTCCGTCCAGGGAAATGAGCGACGCCCCTTCCGAGCACCGGCCCGAGCCGCCCGGAGCCACCTGCAGTTATTACCGGGCCAGTGCCGATCTGTTCGTCACCGTCGACGTGTACCGCCTGTGCTTTGCCCACGACCGGCTGGTCGACAAGACCGAGCTGACGGCCGAATCACGCCTCCAGGCGGATCGCGGCTGA
- a CDS encoding phosphatase PAP2 family protein — MVKPEDMVRSAKAGPEYGVGVYRDITEWAAGTPGWVQRLGELVTEGGILVFVVLFLVQWWRARTRDNRAMAHALLAPLVVAVVYVVSEIVKVWLHEERPCRDIPGVRPIASCPAPGDWSFPSNHAVIAAASAMTLLLTWRLVGLLVLPLAVLVALSRVYVGVHYLHDVAAGLLLGALVAPLLVGVLAAPGSWVVGRLRGQRGLVPVLGR; from the coding sequence GTGGTTAAGCCGGAAGACATGGTCCGCTCGGCCAAGGCGGGTCCGGAGTACGGGGTCGGCGTGTACCGCGACATCACGGAATGGGCCGCCGGCACGCCTGGGTGGGTGCAGAGGCTGGGTGAATTGGTCACCGAGGGCGGAATTCTCGTGTTCGTCGTTCTCTTCCTGGTCCAGTGGTGGAGGGCTCGCACGCGCGACAACAGAGCGATGGCCCACGCTCTGCTCGCCCCGCTCGTTGTCGCCGTGGTCTACGTCGTCAGCGAGATCGTCAAAGTCTGGCTTCATGAGGAGCGCCCCTGCCGGGACATCCCCGGAGTCAGACCGATCGCCTCGTGCCCGGCGCCGGGCGACTGGTCCTTTCCCAGCAACCATGCCGTCATCGCTGCTGCGTCGGCCATGACTCTCTTGCTTACGTGGCGCCTGGTCGGTCTGCTGGTCCTGCCCCTGGCGGTGCTGGTCGCCCTGTCCCGCGTCTACGTGGGCGTTCACTATCTGCACGATGTGGCGGCCGGTCTGCTGCTTGGAGCGCTGGTTGCCCCACTGCTGGTCGGGGTTCTGGCGGCGCCCGGAAGCTGGGTAGTGGGCCGGTTGCGGGGGCAGAGGGGTCTGGTGCCCGTCCTGGGGCGCTGA
- a CDS encoding response regulator transcription factor yields the protein MPTIRIVLADDEAMIRAGIRAILSGDPEIEVVAEAADGREAVALALEHRPDVVLMDIRMPVMDGLTATEEIKRASTGISVLVLTTFSEDEYVSRALSGGASGFMLKSGDPRELLAGVHTAAAGASHLSAKVAQHVIAELNRGAGTQANARSTALGARVDALTERERQVLVLLGSGLSNAEIGQRLHVVEGTVKSYVGSVFSALGVRNRVQAAIVAYETGLIDGDA from the coding sequence ATCCCCACCATCCGAATCGTTCTGGCCGACGACGAGGCGATGATCCGCGCCGGAATCCGCGCCATCCTCTCCGGAGATCCCGAGATCGAAGTCGTGGCCGAGGCTGCCGACGGCCGTGAAGCCGTCGCGCTGGCCCTTGAACACCGCCCCGACGTCGTCCTCATGGACATCCGCATGCCGGTCATGGACGGACTCACGGCAACTGAGGAAATCAAGCGCGCTTCCACCGGAATTTCCGTCCTCGTCCTCACCACATTCTCCGAAGACGAGTACGTCAGCAGGGCTCTCAGCGGTGGGGCCAGCGGCTTCATGCTCAAGTCGGGGGACCCACGCGAGTTGCTCGCGGGCGTGCACACCGCGGCAGCCGGCGCCTCCCATCTCTCCGCGAAAGTGGCACAGCACGTCATCGCGGAACTGAACCGAGGCGCCGGCACGCAGGCCAACGCGCGCAGCACCGCACTGGGCGCGCGGGTGGACGCGCTGACCGAGCGGGAACGGCAGGTGCTCGTCCTGCTCGGCAGCGGGCTGTCCAATGCGGAGATCGGGCAGCGGCTCCACGTCGTGGAGGGCACGGTCAAGAGCTACGTGGGGTCGGTCTTCTCCGCGCTGGGCGTACGCAACCGGGTCCAGGCCGCGATCGTCGCCTACGAGACCGGGCTGATCGACGGCGACGCCTGA
- a CDS encoding FMN-dependent NADH-azoreductase yields MATLLHLDSAVFPQGSASRAIAAVFVETWREQHPDGQVVYRDLAADPLPHLDATAVSAGADDALRGQLAAELAGADAVLIGAPMYNFSIPSTLKAWLDQVIIVGHNVGADSPVTGTPVTVVASRGGSYAPGTPREEFEFVQNYLEKVLTGMFGVEVDFIVPELTLAHSKPEMAELIPLADASRAQAFTDATEKAKALAARLAA; encoded by the coding sequence ATGGCCACGCTCCTGCACCTCGACTCCGCTGTATTCCCCCAGGGCTCCGCGTCTCGCGCGATCGCTGCCGTATTCGTCGAGACCTGGCGGGAGCAACACCCCGACGGCCAGGTGGTGTACCGCGATCTCGCCGCCGACCCCTTGCCCCACCTGGATGCCACGGCCGTTTCCGCCGGTGCCGACGACGCGCTGCGCGGCCAGTTGGCCGCCGAACTGGCAGGCGCGGACGCCGTGCTGATCGGCGCTCCGATGTACAACTTCTCGATCCCGTCCACCCTGAAGGCGTGGCTGGATCAGGTGATCATCGTCGGACACAACGTCGGCGCCGACAGCCCGGTCACCGGCACCCCTGTCACCGTCGTCGCCAGTCGGGGCGGTTCGTACGCCCCCGGCACTCCTCGCGAGGAGTTCGAGTTCGTCCAGAATTACCTGGAGAAGGTACTGACCGGCATGTTCGGCGTCGAAGTCGATTTCATCGTCCCGGAGTTGACGCTGGCACACTCGAAGCCCGAGATGGCGGAACTCATTCCGCTCGCCGATGCCTCCCGCGCCCAGGCATTCACCGACGCCACAGAGAAGGCCAAGGCCCTCGCGGCACGTCTCGCCGCCTGA
- a CDS encoding winged helix-turn-helix transcriptional regulator, whose protein sequence is MADHDAQACRRVDVGISRVFELFGKRWTGPIVSVLMQQPVHFADLRRAIPGISERMLSDRLSELGAAGLVVREVDEGPPLRVSYRLTEAGAAMGPALKELGQWADTYLIDSGGC, encoded by the coding sequence ATGGCAGATCACGACGCACAGGCCTGTCGGCGGGTGGATGTGGGCATCAGCCGCGTCTTCGAGCTGTTCGGGAAGCGGTGGACGGGCCCGATCGTCTCGGTGCTGATGCAGCAGCCGGTGCACTTCGCGGATCTGCGGCGGGCGATTCCGGGCATCAGTGAGCGCATGCTCTCGGACCGGCTCTCCGAGCTGGGGGCTGCGGGTCTCGTCGTGCGCGAGGTCGACGAGGGGCCCCCGCTGCGCGTCTCGTACCGCTTGACGGAGGCCGGTGCCGCGATGGGGCCGGCGCTCAAGGAGCTGGGGCAGTGGGCCGACACGTATCTGATCGATTCGGGCGGCTGCTGA
- a CDS encoding MarR family winged helix-turn-helix transcriptional regulator has protein sequence MAGAPREREESLDVIQRELTAFARRARSAAARLHPELPLVSYTLLAHIDHRHGCRATDLAAHYMLDKSTVSRQVAALEKLGLVERHPDPDDHRIQVLHPTATGTQALASTQASRRAAYRERLSEWTADDLAQFAEYLLRYNTTGDGDTPQ, from the coding sequence GTGGCAGGCGCCCCCCGGGAACGCGAGGAGTCGCTGGATGTCATCCAGCGCGAACTGACCGCCTTCGCACGCCGTGCACGCTCAGCCGCAGCACGCCTCCACCCGGAGCTGCCCCTGGTCTCGTACACACTGCTTGCCCACATCGACCACCGGCACGGCTGCCGCGCAACCGACCTGGCGGCGCACTACATGCTGGACAAGTCGACGGTCAGCCGACAGGTTGCCGCCCTGGAGAAGCTCGGCCTGGTCGAGCGCCATCCGGATCCGGACGATCACCGCATCCAGGTGCTGCACCCCACCGCCACGGGCACTCAGGCACTCGCCTCGACCCAGGCAAGCCGCCGCGCGGCCTACCGGGAGCGCCTCTCCGAGTGGACAGCGGATGATCTGGCGCAGTTTGCGGAGTACCTGCTGCGCTACAACACGACCGGCGACGGCGACACACCGCAGTAG
- a CDS encoding DUF2252 domain-containing protein produces MSEIDATVPVQRAAAAGARIPVVPGFAQRVATGASSASDGESPKAAGKALRATVPRASHSSLVLPAGRPDAVQAVEESNRGRVPGLTPIRVGRMAATPFAFMRGSAGLMAHDLMGTPVTGVGAQLCGDAHAANFGLYGDARGSLVIDLNDFDETVFGPWEWDLKRLATSLVLAGREAGADEDTCRQGAYDTVGAYRRTMRLLAALPALDAWNAIADEELVSHTDARDLLGTLERVSAKARNNTSARFAARSTEDSEDGGRRFVDAPPVLRRVPDAEAAAVAAGLHDYLGTISEDRVPLLARYAIHDVAFRVVGTGSVGTRSYVVLLLDHRGEPLVLQVKEARPSALAPYLPQAGFDVPDVVHEGRRVVLGQKRMQVVSDILLGWTEVDGRPFQVRQFRNRKGSVDPAALAADQVDDYGRMTGALLARAHAHSADPRLLAGYCGKNAELDEAVADFAVTYADRTEADHAELVRAVGAGRIAAELGV; encoded by the coding sequence ATGAGTGAAATCGATGCGACGGTGCCGGTACAGCGGGCGGCAGCGGCAGGTGCGCGCATTCCGGTCGTGCCCGGGTTTGCGCAGCGTGTGGCGACAGGTGCCTCGTCGGCGTCGGACGGGGAATCTCCGAAGGCTGCGGGCAAGGCGCTGCGGGCCACGGTTCCGCGGGCCTCGCACAGCTCCCTGGTCCTTCCGGCCGGCCGGCCGGACGCGGTGCAGGCGGTCGAGGAGTCGAACCGCGGCAGGGTGCCCGGCCTCACGCCGATCCGGGTGGGGCGGATGGCCGCCACACCGTTCGCCTTCATGCGCGGCTCGGCCGGGCTGATGGCCCACGACCTCATGGGTACACCGGTCACGGGTGTGGGCGCACAGCTCTGCGGCGACGCGCATGCGGCCAACTTCGGGCTGTACGGCGATGCCCGCGGCAGCCTCGTCATCGATCTGAACGACTTCGACGAGACCGTCTTCGGCCCGTGGGAGTGGGACCTCAAGCGGCTTGCCACCTCGCTGGTGCTCGCGGGCCGCGAAGCCGGTGCGGACGAGGACACCTGCCGTCAGGGCGCGTACGACACGGTGGGTGCCTACCGTCGCACCATGCGCCTGCTGGCCGCGCTGCCCGCACTCGACGCCTGGAACGCCATCGCGGACGAGGAGCTCGTCTCGCACACCGATGCCCGGGACCTGCTCGGGACGCTGGAGCGGGTCTCGGCGAAGGCCCGTAACAACACGAGTGCCCGCTTCGCCGCCAGGTCCACGGAGGACTCCGAGGACGGCGGACGGCGCTTCGTCGACGCGCCGCCGGTGCTGCGCCGGGTGCCGGACGCGGAGGCCGCCGCGGTCGCGGCGGGCCTGCACGATTACCTCGGCACGATTTCGGAGGACCGCGTTCCGCTGCTGGCCCGGTACGCGATCCACGATGTGGCGTTCCGGGTGGTGGGGACGGGCAGCGTGGGCACCCGGTCGTACGTGGTGCTGCTGCTGGATCACCGGGGTGAGCCGCTGGTCCTGCAGGTCAAGGAGGCCCGGCCCTCCGCGTTGGCGCCCTATCTCCCGCAGGCCGGCTTCGATGTGCCGGACGTGGTGCACGAGGGGCGCCGGGTGGTGCTCGGGCAGAAGCGGATGCAGGTCGTCAGCGACATATTGCTCGGTTGGACAGAGGTCGACGGCAGGCCCTTCCAGGTACGGCAGTTCAGGAATCGCAAGGGCAGCGTGGACCCGGCCGCTCTCGCCGCGGACCAGGTCGACGACTACGGACGGATGACGGGCGCGCTGCTGGCCAGGGCCCATGCGCACAGTGCCGATCCCCGTCTGCTCGCTGGCTACTGCGGGAAGAACGCAGAGCTGGACGAGGCGGTGGCCGATTTCGCGGTGACGTACGCGGACAGGACCGAGGCGGACCACGCCGAGCTCGTACGGGCCGTCGGGGCCGGGCGGATAGCCGCCGAGCTCGGCGTATGA